The sequence below is a genomic window from Trichosurus vulpecula isolate mTriVul1 chromosome 5, mTriVul1.pri, whole genome shotgun sequence.
TTCTACTGGAAAGGAAACAAGGGCCAGGCGGAGACAGATTTCTGCTGTTTAATAGAATTTGTGACATAATAAAGCTCTCTGTTGTTCAGAGCTGTGCCCTTCACCCCTAAGCAGAGCTTTTTCTTCCATACATACACTCTCTCCAACgtaaaaatctttttttgcaCAGAAGAACAAACACTGATTCATTCTAGGTGAGGATGGACAGTGTCCTAGCACAAGGGTCAGAGGTCAGCTGGGATAAGACCCAGAGGGAACAGGCCATATTGTGTGTGGGAGGGTGTAGAGGCAAAAAGGGCCTAGGATGGTACCTCTGCCAGGCAGCCGCAAGGCTGGGGGGTGTGGAGGGAGGAGGCGACATGGCCATCCACTAGCCCACCGCTGTGTATCTTAGTTGAATGGCATGCCAGGGGGTCCAATAGTGGctctgggtggggggagagataaAGGGTGACCAGGGCATCACATCCCTGCCTCTTAGGGCTTTACCTCTTGGGAGAGATGGGGTTTAAGCTCTTAGGCATGCAAGAATGAGGCTAGCACCCACCTTCTGGGTTACCCCTGGTGTGCAGCTGGCTTGTCCCTAATCCAAGGTGGGGCAGAGGCTGGAAGGGTCCTGGCCCATAGCCAGCACTTCCTGAAGGCTTACTGATGGATTCCCCCCACAACGCCCCTCACCCACTTACTCTCCAGGCCCTAAAAGAAGCTTAAAAGGGTggcagaagaaagagaaaccTATCCCTTCCTGGATGCCTGTTGTCCCACCCACTCTGGCAACCTTGGAACTATAGGGAAGTGCATGGAAACCTGGGGCCAGAGATCAGTAACCCAGACTATAAACACCCTGAGGGAGGCCTTGGGCCATCAGCCACATTTTCTATCTGCCTGTCCattcatctgtctgtccatctgccCCCATGACAAAGCTTGGTTGGGCCCCTTCCAACCCAAGACCTTTGCTCTGAGTCCTTTCCAGCAGACAGGCAGGGGATGCTCTTCCtctgtggggaaggggaaaaaagacggGAGCAGGGAGAAGGGCCAGGGCTGCTGCAaggctcccctccctcccccactgcaGCCAGTTGGGGCTCTTCTCCACATGCCCTGGGGGTGTTTCGACAAACCCCAGGTGAAGACACCTTGGTCCCTGAGCCCTAGGGACACAGCCTCATGCTTCATGGGCGCTCTCTGGGAAGAAGAGCTCCCGGCACCTCTGCACGGTGTCCTGGGGAGAGACCACACTGTGCCCCACCGTGCGGGGGTCATCGTAGATCTCATGGTCATTCCCGCCCTGCGGAAGGAAGAATAGAGAAGTGACTTTCGCTTTCAAGCTCCAGGCCTTCTCCTGCTCAAATCACCTGGTATTTACCTGTTTACTTACCCTATggattcctctcccctcccccagcaatgtaaggtccttgagggaaggacCAGGTTGGtttggagtttgttttgttttgttttgttgatttttgtgACCCTGAGCGCCCAATGGTgctgcctggcatacagtaggtatctaatatttattaaactgaATGACCATCCCCACAGTGCAGCCCTCTCTGGGGGGGGAGCAGAAAGGCCACTCTGAGACCCTAAGGCTGAGGGCATAAGTGGAGAGCACAAAAGAGCAGGGAGCTGATGGGATCCATTGGAAAAAACAGGGATGCCAGGAAGAGCAGgctggggcagaggggagggggaggacctGAGCACGGCTTCAGAGCCGAAGGGCTGGCCTGTGGAGGAGCGATGAGTTTTATTCTGCAGGTCCCCAAACGGCCGAGCTCAGGACAATGGGACCTCTCTAAAGCTCTCTAGGcttggtttcatttataaaatgggggctCTGTCTCCAAACCTCACAGCCCTACCACCTAAGAAGGACGAAAACGTCCTAGTAGTGAGAACTATCCAAAGGTGGAGGGACTGGCCACCCCTAGAGAAGTCCAAGCGGGATGACGCTTGGGGAGATGTCATACTTAGGGCCTAGGCTTCAGTCCCAGGTCTGCTGGTATAGCACccgtgtggccttgggtaagtcactgttctgggcctcagttttcatgGAATGGAGCAGATGAGCCCTCTCCCAGCATCCCCCCCATAGCACCTAATTAGGGGCTGAGCCCCCACGAGATGCTCAAGACTAACCATGGCTTCACCCACAGCATTGGGGGGGCGCTCCAGATGGATCaggcctcctcctcccttcccaaagtAGCATGAGCCCTGAACTCACGGGGCTGGTCTCATTCCCAAAGAAGTGGATGGTGTCAAAGCTCTCCTGGTCCAGACGATCTAGGCAGTAGCGCTTGTCCCAGCCTTCAGGGAAGACGTCGAAGCTTATCATGCCCCCTGAGGGgccaaggagaaaggggatgaggGGCGGGGCAGAGCAGCACAAGAAAGAGTGCCCTAGGCAGAGAGCTGGAGTTATTTAAACACGAACTCCAGAAGGCAGGGAGACCTCGCTTTTCTTTAACTGCCCAGGGCTCAGGAGCACAGCACAGGGCACAAGCAAAGGCTTAATACATGCTaattgagtgagtgagtgagagagtgagaacTGAGATCTGCCccaagctagctgtgtgacctggaggaaGGAGCTTACCCTCTAGGAGCCAGTTTCCCCAACATTAAACAAGGGGTGGGACCGGGTGGTCTCTAAGGCTCCTTTTGGTTCTGACTGGGGATCTGGGAATGAATGCAGCCCAGGGGTACCCTGGGTCGAAATGGTCCTTAAGGGGTAAGTGGAAGGGAGAGATCTTCCCGGCCACTTTCCAAACCACACACCTCGGGAGAACCTCAGCCCTTTGCCCGCAAACTCTGCCTTCAAGGCCTCCACGAATTTCTCCCGGATCTTTTCTTTCTGTAAGAGGGGAGTGAACAGGGAAAAGAATTGTTACAATAGACATTTCTGTGGAGCATTAGGGTGTGTAGGGTTTTACTCACATTGTCTCATGTATTATTTACTTACCATACTGAGTCTCTCAATAACCTTATGAGTTGAGTGGGGCTATTACTACCACCCCCATTTTCAGAGGGTCATGGTTTTAaatctggaaggggccttaaggTCACTgagtccacccctcccccaattttaaagagggagaaactgaggcccagagggactAAGTGAACTGACCGGGGTCAGGGCCTGATTTAGGACGGGAACTCAGCCCTCCCGGGCCCTCTGGCCTCGACAAGAGGCTCATCTGGATTGAGCCTGAGAGGGAGAAGCTTGGCCTTGCCCCAGGTCAgtgaaaggcaggaaggagggagggcaggccCCAAGTTCCCACTAATTCCCAAATCCTTGTACTGGTCCAAACTTCTCATCAGGCAGATCCCCCGCCCTTTGGGTTTGGGCTTTTCTTTCTGGGTTGACCAAAGTCCATAAAGACCACTCCAGGCCCAGGGAACATTCTTTCTTTTGAATTCCTAAACTCATCACAGAATTCCATCACTCTGTGCCTGCAACTGTTTGCTTCCTTATGTGGGCAGcgaggtgatgcaatggatagagcaccagccttggagtcaggaggacctgagttcaaatccagcctcaaactaTTCATTAGCTGTGCGACTTAACCctgcctcaaaaagaaaaaaaattaaatatcccAATCCGGGTCTGACTTTTCACACTAGAAGCCATTCTTCATTCCCCAACAAAGGAGGTGCTGAGTTAATAAGCACTTGTGGGTGGATTATGTCCTTCAGAGCACAGATCTGGGAGCCAGGTGATGGGCTCAGAGCCTGCCTCTGACTCAAGCCtggtgaccttaggaaagtcattggCCTCTgagcctcctctgtaaaacaggggtcACAAAAGCCTCTACCCCCCtgagttattgtgaggacaaGATGATATGATAGATGTAAAGCATCTACAAACCTGAAATgaaattatatagaaatgctggctgttgtaataataacattttattatttattatttactattactATATTCGATTAgatatattacatgtaatatatgGCATACAATagtatataataattattaatgtaATAATATTATACATTACTTATTATTATAATCTCCCAGCTTGAAGTAATCTCTCATTTCTGCCCTATTGCCTCTCCGTGCTGTTTATAAGGAAAGTGCTTCTTGAGCCCTAAAAATGTAtggaaatacataaaaatatggaAATGTAACTGCTTATGGGACATTAGAAAGAGCCTGGGATTTGGACCCcagggacttgggttcaaattctgattcctTTATTTACTGTAAGATCCTTTGTGATCTGGAACaagttccctctcctccccaggcTCCACCTGACTCAGTAAAATGATGGCCTTGGAGCCACCAATGAGGAAAGGTAGAAGAgcaaaaagaatgctggatttggagaacCTCTGATGTCGGGAAAGGAGACTGACCTCTCTGGGCCACGCTTccctcctccgtaaaatgagggggttggaccatgACCCGCAAGGTCCACGAGCTCAGGATCATTTTCTGGTCTTCGAGGGAGGCCCAGGCACCAAAAAGAGCCAtttgctctcctcctcccacctccccagacTGGGACGGCATCGGCATCCCCTCCCGTTACCTTGTCCAGCTCCGAGAATTCAATCCTCTCCTCCAGGGTACAGCTGCGGCCAATGGGGGAGACGTTCAGCATCCCGTTTCGGAATTCGATGAAGGTCCCGCTGTGGACAGAGGACAGAAAGTctggagctgggggtggggagaaagccCAGAAGCTCTGAGTGTCTCCTCTAGTGCAGCTGGCCAAGCAACTCACCCCAGTGGGTAgtgcactggacctggagccaggaagacctgggttaaaatcctgttTCAGGCacttaagctgtgtgaccctggacaagtcacttaacctctgtttgccttctctataaaatgggaatagcaccTGGCCCCCAAGGGTGTGGTGAGGATTAGCTAACTAACTGTAAGTCAAGTGCTTTGTATAATTTAATATACTAGATAAATTCTGACTATTGTTATTATATTCTGGGCCCTAAGGGCCCCCCTCAGCCCtgcctgacattccctgttctaagctccctcccagccctgatgtTCCAGGTCCCAAATTCCCTCCtcagccccgcccctccccccccccccccagcttcagcagaatgtaagtcaggttctaatcagagctctgatctagcagagaccaggcctctggtctggtgaaaggtcagaggcttgtacccatgcttaaaggagccatttgaggagggcatgatgtaggcagtcaaggggttgcatctggccaatgaagagcctggcaggggATTCgaagtggcgggggggggggggggggggtctaatAAAAGAACTGGCACccgtctgagtccttgtactcttctgtactctgttcaggggatgtacgcatttattcagaccgaataaatgtaaaatataattgaaacgttcctggcttcccaacaagtATTGTTCACTCCTAGGCGATGTAAGTATGTTTCTGACAATGGCCTCACCGCTTCTTGGGCAGCTTCAGCAAGGCCATGTAGCTGAGGCAGAAGTTGATGAGGTCCTGTAGAAGCTCCTCTCCGAGGTGGTTCTGGATGGTCTGAGGCCCgagcaggaggggagagagatgaggaaacgcAGCAGAGAGGAGACTGCCCCTCTCcttggctgggggggggggggcggtggggggGTTGCCAGGACTATGAGGGACAGATGGTTCTAGCCCCGTGCCCCCCAATGTCCCCGGGTCCTAGCCCCTCACCCAGCTGGGAGCAGACCCTCTGGTGAGAAGCCCCTGGGGCCTCAGTTAACTTATCTGGAGCATGGGATCATCTCTGCCTCAGACTGCACTGAGGTCAGGAAGTATCAGGGCATCAATATGGACCCCCTCTCATATGGGGAAGGGGCAGAGATGGAGGGGGAAAagcagggctggggccaaccagGAAGTAAATTGAGAACCGATAGAAtaaaggcaagaggggagaggcCCAGGAGccggggaggtggggagagaggacaaCCTGCTTGGAGAGCAGCCTTCCATTTTTGTATTGCACCGTCCCATTCTCTGCAAAGACGTAGTCAAACTTTTCTATGACTTTGGGTGAGGAATGAGGCACAGCAGCAGGGAGGCCAGTCAGGGTCCGAGGCAGATGGAGACCAGGAAGGAGTGAAAGGTGGCAGAAGTGACCCCAGCAGCTCCGCCCCCCCATCCTGACCCGAGCGCCCTCCATCCAATCTAACCAGAATTTCTGAGCTTGTTTCCTCCCTTTCATGAGGCGGGCACTTGCCCTTCCCAAAGGTGAGCCCCACTTTAGAATCCATGCAGAGCTGGGATTCGTCATCCACACGACAACCCCCTGCCACCCACCCCCACAAGTCATTTCTCCCTAGTTTAAACACCTCCACTTCCTTCTTTGACTCAAATTGATTTTGTTTGGCCCAGGAACGCAGACGCTGGTTTGGGGAGGCTTGGgtgcctccctgcctccccactcTGCTCCTGCCTTTCCCTAACTCTGTTTCATGAAGAGGGGCGTTCCCCTAATTCCCTCACCCCCTGCCCCCACATGCATGACTTCAGCTCTAGCCTCCTCATGGTCTGGAAGCACAAaccaagggagagaagggaggagaaaatgtCCCCATATCTACCCCCCCACACACCTAGGAAGTGAAAATTCTCACCTTCGTCCCCCTCTCCCAGCTGTTCCGCGATCTTGGAGTAATCGGAGCCTCCCACCACCCCAATCTTCACCCGTCCCCGAAGCTCCTGGAGGAAGGCTGCTACTTCGGGGTCGATTTTCTAGGGGAGCGGGAGAGAGCCCCAGTCAATACAccattcccctttcctctttcacAGATGTTCTCCTGAGACCCCTCCAGCCAGACTGCAGGGTCCTCAAGGCCCCAGGGGACCTTCTTTTCTCCTTAGGGCAAAGCCAGGCAATTCAACCCAGCCATGATTAAAGCCTTTCTTACAGTCCaggcagaaatgaaaaaagatccagtccctgccttcaagagacTTATCTAGAGAacagaggcagtgtggtccagTGGAGAGGATGCTGGATTCAGAGACACaggagctggattcaaatgctgcctctgacactatgTGCTTATGTGGCACTATTGGGCAAGGCACTTCCCcatctttgggactcagtttctccatctgtaaaatgagggggttgtacatGATGGCCTGAGGTCCCTGCCATCTCCAGTGCTATGAATAAGAGGATTGTGACGTGTACACAAATAACTCTAAGGGGGAGATAGGAGTGATGGGGCCAAGGTGAGATCTGACACAGGGGGATTTGAGGAAGAGGTCACTTTCAAATGAAGCACCCAGGGAGGATTTCCAGAGGAGCCTTGTTCAGCAACCTTGGAAAGATACTGAAGAACAGGGGAGGTGCTGATGATTGGGGGACACACGGCACCCTTGATctcaaaaaacagaaaacagatgGAGTCTACAGACTATAGGTCTGTGAACTCACCTTGAGTTCCTGGAAAGATTTCGGTGGCATCAGAGGACACAGGTgagaaaaggtaaaatagaacATACTGGAAGGGCTGGAAGGCGAACTGTGAAGCCGAGAAGCATCAACAGCCTTCCTTTTCTGAGTGGGTCGCTAGACTGGCAGGTCAGGGGAACACTAGAGATGGcattttcctgggtttttttctttgttttcattttaacaaaGTATTCAACAAAATATCTCATGGTATTCTTGGGTGGAAAATGGTGGAGAGGTGTGGCTGAACTATAGTACAATTAGGTGGATTTAGGACTGGTTGGTTGAAAGACTAGACCCAGAAGTAGGCATTAATAGACAACtcatcttaacctctctgggccccagtgacctcatctatacaatgaaagGGTTGGGTTAGATGAGCTAAGGGAACACTAAGGAATGAGCTAAATTAAAGCTCCATATAGaaccagtggatagagcaccgggcctggagtcggaagattcatctttgtgagttcaaatctagcctcagacacttcctaactgtgtgaccctgggcaagtcacctaaccctatttgcctcagcttcctcatctgtaaaatgagctggaagaggaaatggcaagccattccagtgtctttgccgagaaaaccccaaggattggacatgactgaacaacaacaaacaatcaCATAGGACCAGAGAGTTGGTCCTCCTAACTGTATGTTGCCAAGGCTTCCTGgccaaggaaagggagaaggttaCGGGGTTCTGTCTGCCAGGAATTCAATGCAACAAATGTCAACCCTCTATTCTGTGTTGACCACTGGGGTCTCAAAGATGGATCGGCCAGGTTCCCAGAACTCAAGGAAGTGGGGAAGCGATAATGACTTTAGAAATAATTAGAACATGAGTAGGGGTTGATCGTCACAAGATTTAGGGTTGTGGAATGTATGGAAGAGGCAACATGGCAGATCAGGTTGAAGGGTGATAGGTTTGGGAATCAGGGACACCTGGCTTCagattccatctctgacactcaCTGTGCAGCTGAGGACAAGTTACAATTTCTCAGAGGTTCGTTTTCCATGAGTGAGAGCAAAGCCCTTCATCCcctcttttgttattattattaatgttaccCAACCTGAAGCCTTTGGACTAGGGTGAAAGAGAAACCTCAGTGTCAGACTGATCCATTCTGAAGCaatgctctgctcccctctctccAAATCAGCAATCCTCTCTTAAAGTCTGTAGAAAGGTGAGGAAAGTAAGTGCAAAAGTCCTTAATGGATCCTCTGGAAGCCATTAGGGTCAGGGCCCCTAAGAACAGGACTAGCTTCCTCCATCCTCCAAAGGTACTGAGGTATGTATGGACCAGAGAGAAGAAGTCTCTAACGTTACTTCTGGTCACTGTTTACGAACAAGatgtagacaggataaattagaaataacgtcgagagggaaggtgctagaattaagggggCTTACTttaggcttcttgcagaaggtggaatttcagCTGAGATCTAAAGGAACCCAGGGAATTTAGGAAGCAGAGATAAGGCAAAAGGCTTTTAACGTAGAGTCCACCGAACTTCAAAGAGTCTGTGGACAAGgatggggggtgaggggtggggaaatGACTTTTATGTTCATTAACCTCTAATGGAAATTTACTAGCAAGtctttcaaatgatttttaaaaaaatgattcataCCAAAAAAAGGCTACAAGCTCCTGTATCGAGCAAAGCAGAGAAAGCTAACAGCAAACGGCTAGCTTGGGAGATTTTCCTTAAGTTTCTCATAAACGTCACTTCAGAAATGCCTTGGGTTCTTAAACAAACCATTAGGATTGAAACAGAAGCATGATTTGTGAATTTCCACATGGTCCTTCCCTGCAGGGACATGGTCAACATTTGGTCTCTAGGGGGTGACCCATCTCCCCTTCCCTATTTGCCAGGTCATTGCCATTCTCTGTATGTAGAAATATGAACATATGTGCCCCAAAAAGTGCATTAAGGACATGTCTGAGGGCATGAAGGCAACCCTGCCTCTTAAACGGGACCTGCTTGAGTTTAATGATAAATTAATACAAATTATTTCCGTCAGACCTGTGCCTAAAGAGCACagttttcatgcttttctttgatgcgtaagatgaggataataactgCCTGATCTCCcctagcccagcccagcccagccccccccacccccagctgcagCATGGCTGTGAAGCCGGAAGGAGATGCTGCTGGGAAAGCCCTTTGCCAACTCTAAAGCGCTGCCTAGAAGTCATTTCTGATTGGCATCCAGctgagggggaggcagggagacttCCAGGAGGTTTGGGTAATGAGTTCATCCACATTTTAGAGGAAGCCTAGGGTGTCAAAATGGATGGAGGAACTGGGGAGATCTTATATgttcagagaaaaagagagatgtaAAGGTGGGGAAGGGCAGAATGAGTCTGGGGATCCTTTTTgatgagtggggagagaataatAGGGATCAAGACTGgaaagagccttgaatgccagaagaAGAAATCTGGGATTTTGTTCAGTGGGTAATGGGGAGCCTCAGAAAACTCTACCTCCCAACCGTGCTTTTACAAAAACCTTCTCTGTGTGTTTGGGTAAGTAGGGTAAAGTTTATCTTTACTTCTCCTGGTCTTTGAGATAAGGACTTCGAGGAAGCCTAGGGAGGTTTAGGGCATGCTGCCTTGACCTAGCCTCAGACAGCCCCAGACTCCCCCAGCGGGCTTTCACGTACATATCTGCATAAGGGTGACCAGAGTTTTAGCAGGGGGAGGTGAGCCAGGATAAAGGCGGCCAGTCTGCAGAGGAGGATCTGTCCTCTATGGGGAGATGGGCTTGTCTCCATGGAACACAGCTGTGTGTTTGCCCACATCCTGGAACTTCCATGCTGGACCATCTGCTCTGTGGCTTGGGgaccccctcccccgccccctctCAGGGTCTGAATCATTGGCTGGCCTGGTATAAGAAAGCAGGAGAACGGAGGACAACAACAGGATTCGCAAACtgtgttataaatattatcttatctgatcctcaagaaaaccctatgaggtgctcttcttaacccctttttatagatgagaaaactgaggcagacatgccCAGAGTCCCACTGGACTTCCCTACTCCAGCTCTCACCACAACCCATCAAATCTTGTTATTGTCTTCACTTTACAAATTAAGGAAATAGAGGCAcggagaatttaagtgacttactgacAAACCTCCCTCTCAGTTCTAGGTCTATGAGCCAATAAATATTGGGGTGCTAATAAGCAGTTCCTTCTCCCACTTCTGGAATGGGACCTTCAGGTTCTTTAATCTATCATaccctgtaatattaattaaggtgggacttttttttttttactgttttctcttttagcacctatttaatcaagtgccctcgatgactctggcctttgtttctttgattaaattgggagtctttgacaACCTCCtagcctcaagggaaagcctggtttgcatgggtttgagaagcatgtttgtgatgccagaggcttttaggccacgtgggtttgagtctcagGTTTGTGAcatttgcatgggtttgagtcgtacattgtgacaccctttgatcctgaacaagatatatataccCAGGGTTTGGTGCTCTCCCTCAGGGCTCTCAGTCACGCAGCAGTTTTAAGAGCCCTctggcttgtgaacccagatgttggtactttcctggtaactatgaatcatggtttgaatcagacaaggcctGTCAGTCAatgtttgtatctgctctgaaattcaggttgctggcttttcctcctgaactaagtgaattatatttgtatgttggattaaagtgggattgttaatcccttaaagtgcCTTTCCTTAGTAaggtagatcaaaagaacctgcgtTAGCTGGGTTCTTGTTGTcaggcttctgttggtctttcacccccacaacggctgctagctgaattgttgctatgTAGCCATAACTCTGCTCTGGCTCTTACGATCCTGGCTTTCTCAACAAAGCCCAGATCACATGTTCCCTCCAAGGGCCACCTCCAGCTATCTCCCCTAACTCTAGGGTGCCCCCACCTCAATTAATAGCATACACTCTCtcttaaaatcaaattttccagcCCCGGGGAAGGAGCTCTATCATTTCTGGCTTTTTGCTCCCAGGACATAGTTAGTTGGGCCAGGCAACAATCATTTGttaaagcctactatgtgccaggccctggaaATACAGCGACAGAAGTGAGAGAGTCCCAGAGGAGCAGAATGTCTACATTATTCCAGGAATCAACAAATCCACAGATGACTAGACACTAACCTAGCCGCTGAGTTAATCGGTGTTCCTCTAGACTGGCACTCCTCTGCCATTTTATAATCTTCAGGAGATGccagggaagggaagtgacttgtctcgGATTGGAAAGCCTGAGTGTGTTGGAGATGAGAGGAACCTTCTACACTCATGTCAGTTCAGACGTCCATGCTCAGCCAAGCCAAGGAAGAGAGGCCACTATTCAAAGTACATAGGCCTCAGGAAGGGTGGGGGGCAGGTGGGCACTTAGGCAGAGGTGAAGACAATCAGATAAAATAATGTCGATAAAAAGCTGGCTATAGAAATGAGATTGTTTATCCCGGGGCTGAGAATTAGAATGGCCAGGGTAGGGAGGCAGGGCATAGGAGGGGAGCCATGGCAGGTGCAGAAGCTGGATTAGGGGGTCTAAGTGGACCAAAGGGAGTATGGGAAGActaggaagtgtgtgtgtgttggggggggaaATGGGGGCTGCTGGTGAAGATTAGGGGAGCCACAGAAGGGATTAGAGAGGGATTTACACCTACTCTGGActctgaacttgtttttttttaaatatctattttgaTAAGTATATTTTTAgagaattagtttcctttgtaatcctttatgctctatgcatttaaaaacacgattataatttagaaatgaaaatgaaaaactttttaaaaaattgggttaggaaaaaaattaaaacacaattcTGGAAAAGTGGGTGCACCAGACTCAGAGGGATCTGGACACAAATAGGGGTTATGGTGAAGACCCCTTGGGTTATTGGGGGGGTCGGTAGGGAGGGGAGTCACATGGGGGGCAGAGAAGTTTAGGATGGAGGGAGGTGGCAGCAGAGTAAGGTCTCTGCGGAGGGAAGTAGGGTGGTCTCCCCGTGTTGGGGTCAGGCGGAGGTGGGGTAT
It includes:
- the PMM1 gene encoding phosphomannomutase 1, with protein sequence MANGETSRRKERVLCLFDVDGTLTPARQKIDPEVAAFLQELRGRVKIGVVGGSDYSKIAEQLGEGDEVIEKFDYVFAENGTVQYKNGRLLSKQTIQNHLGEELLQDLINFCLSYMALLKLPKKRGTFIEFRNGMLNVSPIGRSCTLEERIEFSELDKKEKIREKFVEALKAEFAGKGLRFSRGGMISFDVFPEGWDKRYCLDRLDQESFDTIHFFGNETSPGGNDHEIYDDPRTVGHSVVSPQDTVQRCRELFFPESAHEA